A single window of Luteipulveratus halotolerans DNA harbors:
- a CDS encoding (deoxy)nucleoside triphosphate pyrophosphohydrolase: MTRRLVVGAALVDDLTRPTRLLAARRTEPSSLAGGWELPVGKVEPGEGLDQALHRELDEELGVQVELGEVVPGPLVGGTERGAWPLGDAYAMHVRLARIIHGTPRALAEHDALRWLEQTELYDVGWLRDDRPVIEAVQRLLASDG, from the coding sequence GTGACCAGACGACTCGTGGTGGGCGCGGCACTCGTCGACGACCTGACCCGGCCGACGCGGCTGCTCGCCGCCCGGCGTACCGAGCCCTCCTCTCTCGCCGGCGGCTGGGAGCTGCCCGTCGGCAAGGTCGAGCCGGGTGAGGGACTCGATCAGGCTCTGCATCGCGAGCTCGACGAGGAGCTCGGCGTGCAGGTCGAGCTGGGCGAGGTGGTGCCCGGCCCGCTCGTCGGCGGGACCGAGAGGGGAGCGTGGCCGCTGGGCGACGCCTACGCCATGCACGTCCGGCTCGCGCGCATCATCCACGGGACGCCCCGGGCCCTGGCCGAGCACGACGCGCTGCGCTGGTTGGAGCAGACCGAGCTGTACGACGTGGGCTGGCTGCGCGACGACCGTCCCGTCATCGAGGCGGTGCAGCGGCTGCTGGCCTCAGACGGTTGA
- a CDS encoding MarR family winged helix-turn-helix transcriptional regulator gives MPQSASRRPAVPDELFYNVFLIEQQVGAVLSQALQGTGITPSEFAIYSALAMHREPVKPSDLADELSLPRSTLTGYLGTLERRAHLSRVPNPADGRSSYVALTPAGAEAHRGAARSAMAAQARLDERLGSDLTGVRAALVTLYSHLDAALADPSTV, from the coding sequence ATGCCGCAGTCCGCGTCCCGCCGACCCGCGGTGCCCGACGAGCTCTTCTACAACGTGTTCCTCATCGAGCAGCAGGTCGGAGCGGTGCTCTCACAGGCTCTGCAGGGCACGGGCATCACGCCCTCGGAGTTCGCGATCTACTCAGCCCTGGCGATGCACCGCGAGCCGGTCAAGCCCAGCGACCTCGCCGACGAGCTGTCCTTGCCGCGCTCGACGCTGACGGGCTACCTCGGCACCCTCGAACGCCGCGCCCACCTGTCGCGGGTGCCCAACCCCGCCGACGGCCGGTCCTCGTACGTCGCGCTCACCCCGGCCGGCGCCGAGGCCCACCGCGGCGCCGCCCGGTCGGCGATGGCGGCCCAGGCGCGACTCGACGAACGACTGGGCTCCGACCTCACCGGCGTACGAGCCGCCCTGGTGACGCTGTACTCGCACCTGGACGCAGCCCTCGCCGACCCCTCAACCGTCTGA
- a CDS encoding ABC transporter substrate-binding protein: MKVNRKASAIAAASVAALALASCASSDRDSGGDSSGDSGGGTFTFGAAGAPASFDPFYGTDGETFRPARQIFETLVDFKPGTADLAPGLATKWTPSNGGKTWTFDLKSGVKFTDGTPFNADAVCKNFTRMFDQNEAGQTAASYWADNMGGFKSKGAAEALYKSCAAKGANQVVLEISRPTSKFPALLGLPSFSMQSPTAMDKYKANQITPQGDGYTYSEYAKSHPTGTGKFKLDKYDEANKTITLVRNDAYAGEKAKPAKLVFKIIPDESSRRQALQAGTIDGYDLPNPVDWPTLKKDYNLAIRPAFNLLYLGFNPKANPALKDLKVRQALMYAINREGFVKAQLPEGAKVATQWIPDTVDGYNSGVTQYGYDVNKAKQLLKEAGQPNPTIKLWYPSEVSRPYMPDPQKVFQAVKADWEKAGVKVQPVTKPWNGGYLTSTDQGQADAFFLGWTGDYNTADNFVANFFGSPGGAFGVDGYPFGQTLLKEIKDADGIVDSAQRKSAYETLMGKLMKDYMVGLPISSSPPALVFAKNVSGVVPSPLTAEDFSTAVKK, from the coding sequence ATGAAGGTCAACCGCAAGGCCTCGGCCATCGCTGCGGCCAGTGTCGCCGCACTGGCCCTGGCGTCGTGCGCATCCTCCGACCGCGACAGCGGCGGCGACAGCAGTGGCGACTCCGGTGGCGGCACGTTCACGTTCGGCGCGGCCGGCGCCCCGGCCAGCTTCGACCCGTTCTACGGCACCGACGGCGAGACGTTCCGCCCGGCACGCCAGATCTTCGAGACGCTCGTCGACTTCAAGCCCGGCACCGCCGACCTCGCCCCCGGCCTGGCCACCAAGTGGACCCCGTCCAACGGCGGCAAGACCTGGACGTTCGACCTGAAGTCCGGCGTGAAGTTCACCGACGGCACGCCGTTCAACGCCGACGCCGTCTGCAAGAACTTCACCCGCATGTTCGACCAGAACGAGGCCGGCCAGACCGCGGCGTCGTACTGGGCCGACAACATGGGCGGCTTCAAGTCCAAGGGTGCGGCCGAGGCGCTCTACAAGAGCTGCGCGGCCAAGGGCGCCAACCAGGTCGTGCTCGAGATCAGCCGACCGACCTCGAAGTTCCCCGCCCTGCTCGGCCTGCCGTCGTTCTCGATGCAGAGCCCGACCGCGATGGACAAGTACAAGGCCAACCAGATCACCCCGCAGGGTGACGGCTACACCTACTCCGAGTACGCCAAGTCGCACCCGACCGGCACGGGCAAGTTCAAGCTCGACAAGTACGACGAGGCCAACAAGACCATCACGCTGGTCCGCAACGACGCCTACGCGGGTGAGAAGGCCAAGCCCGCCAAGCTCGTGTTCAAGATCATCCCGGACGAGTCCTCGCGCCGGCAGGCCCTGCAGGCCGGCACGATCGACGGCTACGACCTGCCCAACCCGGTCGACTGGCCGACGCTCAAGAAGGACTACAACCTGGCGATCCGCCCGGCCTTCAACCTGCTCTACCTGGGCTTCAACCCCAAGGCCAACCCGGCGCTGAAGGACCTCAAGGTCCGCCAGGCCCTGATGTACGCCATCAACCGCGAGGGCTTCGTCAAGGCTCAGCTGCCCGAGGGCGCCAAGGTCGCCACGCAGTGGATCCCCGACACGGTCGACGGCTACAACAGCGGCGTCACCCAGTACGGCTACGACGTCAACAAGGCCAAGCAGCTCCTCAAGGAGGCCGGCCAGCCCAACCCGACGATCAAGCTGTGGTACCCGTCCGAGGTGAGCCGTCCGTACATGCCGGACCCGCAGAAGGTCTTCCAGGCGGTCAAGGCCGACTGGGAGAAGGCCGGCGTCAAGGTCCAGCCGGTCACCAAGCCGTGGAACGGCGGCTACCTCACCAGCACCGACCAGGGTCAGGCGGACGCGTTCTTCCTGGGCTGGACCGGTGACTACAACACGGCCGACAACTTCGTCGCCAACTTCTTCGGCTCGCCCGGTGGCGCGTTCGGTGTCGACGGCTACCCGTTCGGCCAGACGCTGCTGAAGGAGATCAAGGACGCCGACGGCATCGTCGACTCCGCTCAGCGCAAGTCCGCCTACGAGACCCTCATGGGCAAGCTCATGAAGGACTACATGGTCGGCCTGCCGATCTCATCCAGCCCGCCGGCGCTGGTCTTCGCCAAGAACGTCAGTGGCGTCGTCCCCAGCCCGTTGACCGCGGAGGACTTCTCCACCGCCGTCAAGAAGTAG